One Formosa sp. Hel3_A1_48 genomic window, TTAGGAGCAATTAAAATTGATGAATTTTCAACAATCATAGAGCAAGAGATTAAAAAGACATTAAAAGAATTTTAAGTTTAACTAAAAAATAAAGTCATAGCAATACGTAGACGAAGAAGCAGAGGCCCAATGCGGGTCATAAGAGAAGACAAGCACCGCATCAACAGAAAAATAACTTCTGAAGAATTGCGCTTGGTTGGCGACAATGTTGAAATTGGAGTGTATAAACTCTCCGCAGCACTAGCTCTTGCCAATGAACAAGGATTGGATCTTGTAGAAATATCTCCGAAAGCTGTACCGCCAGTATGTAAAGTAATGGACTATAAAAAGTTTCTTTACGAACAAAAGAAACGCGAAAAAGTATTAAAATCCAAAGCCGCAAAAGTAGTGGTTAAGGAAATCCGTTTTGGACCAAACACTGATGACCATGATTACAACTTCAAGAAAAAACACGCTGAAAAGTTTTTGAAAGAAGGTGCTAAATTGAAAGCTTTTGTGTTTTTTAAGGGACGTTCTATTATTTTTAAAGAACAGGGTCAAATTTTGTTGTTGCGTCTAGCGCAGGACTTAGAAGATCTTGGTAAAGTAGAACAAATGCCAAAACTTGAGGGAAAACGTATGATTATGTTTATCGCCCCAATTAAAAAGTAAAAATAAAAGCGAATAACTAAATAAAAAAGCAGAACATGCCAAAAATGAAAACAAAATCTAGTGCCAAGAAACGCTTTAAGCTTACTGGCTCTGGAAAAATCAAAAGAAAGCATGCGTTTAAAAGTCACATTTTAACAAAGAAGTCCAAAAAACGCAAGCTAGCCCTGACTCACAGTACTTTAGTACACGAGAGTGATGAGGCAAACATCAAACAACAATTACGTTTAAAGTAATCGTAATTTAGGTAACATTAATTTTTAACCATGGAGTTTGGCCAAATTTAGAAAGATCCTGAAATATAACTAGGACGCCAACTACAAAAACAGAAACATTATGCCAAGATCAGTAAATTCAGTGGCCAAAAGAGCCCGCAGAAAAAAAGTCCTAAAACAAGCCAAAGGCTATTTTGGACGACGTAAAAACGTATGGACTGTTGCAAAAAATGCAGTGGATAAAGCCATGCTTTATGCGTATAGAGACCGTAGAAACAAGAAAAGAACTTTTCGTGCCCTTTGGATCATGCGTATTAACGCCGGTGCAAGACTACACGGAATGTCTTATTCTCAATTTATGGGAAAACTTAAAGCTAACAATATCGACCTCAACCGCAAGGTTCTAGCCGATTTAGCTATGAATGACCCTAAGGCTTTTGAAGCCATAGTACAGAAGATAAAATAGGCTACTGCCTGATTAATAACAAATTATTCGCTAAAAAAAACCTGCTTTATGAAAGCAGGTTTTTTTTTGATTTAATTATAACAGCAAATCACTAAAAATTTTTTGTTTTCAAGGACGAGTGGGCATACCAACGGCTGTATTATCGGAATATAATTCAATTGAACATACGTTAGCGAATTAATATCATTTGAAATTAAGTTTTTTGCTTTTTCTTTTTTGCAGCTGGAAAGAGTACATTATTTAGAATGAGTCGGTATCCAGGAGAAGTCGGGTGTAGTTCCAGCTCTGTTTTTGGATCCCCTACTCTATGGGTATAGTCTTCAGGGTCGTGACCTCCATAAAAAGTAAAAAAACCTTTTCCTTTTATTCCGTGAATATAGCGGGCTTCATTATTGAGTTTATTTTCGCCCAAAACCAAAATATCGGACTTAATTTGACTGCGATTGTAGGCTGTTGTTTGCCCCATGAACCCCTTAACAAGTGCTGTATGATTTTGATTAAGCATAGTTGGAACAGGGTCCCATTTAGCAGAGTATTCCATAAGTGAAAAGTAATCCGATTCTTTTGGAATTTGGCGCAGAGCTGTTTGATCAATAGAGGAAAACTCATAGACATTAGGATCACGTTCAATAACAAATTCTTTAAAGGCAAAAGTCGAATTGAAATCGAGCTGTAATTGGTAGTTAGGGGTAGTTCCATCCCCATCAAACATTGGTTCACAAATGTCGAGCTGTTGAGCCGCTAAAGCAATATCAAAACTATCCGTAGCACTACACATGGCAAACATAAACCCTCCACCCAATACATATGCTTTTATCTTTTGAGCTACAGCTAATTTAGCCTCAGATACTTTTTTAAACCCTAGATCATTCGCGAGAGCTTGGGCATTTTTCTGCTGTTCAATATACCAAGCAGCATTACGGTATGCTCTATAGAACTTACCGTATTGTCCAGTAAAATCTTCGTGATGTAAGTGTAACCAATCATACACAAGAAGAGCATCATTAAGCACTTCAGTATCGTAAATAACATCATAAGGAATTTCCGCATAAGTAAGTACTAAAGTCACTGCATCATCCCACGGCTGTTTCCCACTTGGAGAGTATACAGCGATTTTTGGTGCTTTCTCCAATAGTACAGCATCCATATTTTTACTTGGACTTCCAATGTCTTCTAAGATTTCTGCTGTTCGCGAGTCACTGATAAGTTCATAAGAAACGCCTCGAATAAGACACTCATTCTGAATCCGTTTTGAATCAGATACCAAAAATGCACCTCCACGGTAATTCAGCAACCATTTTACTTTTTGATTTTGCTCAAGCAGCCAGTATGTAATACCATAGGCTTTAAGATGGTTTTTCTGTGTTTTGGCATCCATCGGAATGAGGATGTAACTAGCAAATGAATTTGTGAAAAAACAAAGAAAAAAAACCAACAAAAGAGATCTACGCTGCATGGACAATTCCGTATTTAGAATTAGTATGGCGTATCGTCATCCGGGGGGCCAAATGCATCATTCGGATCCATTTGAATCGAGTTGTCTTCAGCAAAGGTATCGTCATTAGCAGCGGCATTCATTTTGGAATGGAACTCAGCATCAAAAGGAGAATCAAAATTATCTAAATTATCAAATTTACCAAGATGACCGATAAATTTTAACCTAATGTTATCGAGTCCTCCATTTCGGTGTTTCGCTATGATGAACTCCGCTTGACCTTCACAAGGCGTGTGTTCTTCGTCATCCCATTCTTCAATTTTATAATATTCTGGCCTGTAAATGAAGGATACAATATCGGCATCTTGCTCTATCGCACCAGATTCTCTCAAATCAGAGAGCAAAGGACGCTTACTTCCACCTCTTGTCTCAACAGCTCTAGAAAGCTGAGAAAGGGCTATAACAGGAACACTAAGTTCCTTAGCCAAAGCTTTTAGATTACGAGAAATCATAGAAATCTCTTGTTCTCGATTACCAGTTTTTTGGCTACCTCCCGCCGTCATTAGTTGGAGATAATCAACAATAATAAGTTTGATTCCATTTTGTGAGGCCAAACGTCTGGCTTTTGCACGTAAATCAAAAATAGATAATGATGGGGTATCGTCTATGTAAAGAGGTGCTTTCTCAAGAGATTTTACTTTTACATTGAGTTGTTCCCATTCGTGTTTTTCAAGTTTTCCAGTTCTCAATTTCTCTGAACTTAGCCCTGTTTCAGATGAAATCAAACGCGTGATCAACTGAACAGAAGACATCTCCAAAGAAAAGAATGCTACAGGAATATTTTGATTTACGGCAATATTACGTGCCATAGAAAGCGTAAGTGCTGTTTTACCCATACCAGGTCGAGCAGCCACAATTATAAGATCACTTTCTTGCCATCCAGACGTGAGTTTGTCTACTTTGTCAAATCCAGATGGTATACCGCTTAAACCCTCTTTATTGGATATTTCTTCAATTTTTCGTTTGGCTTGAAACACCAAATCTTGAGCCGTTTCAGTTGATTTTTTTATGTTGCCTTGCGTGACATCATACAGTTTTGACTCTGCTTTATCAAGCAGGTCAAAAACATCTTTGGTTTCGTCAAATGAATCTTCAATTATTTCATTAGAAATCTTAATTAGACTGCGCTGAATAAATTTTTGTAATATTATACGAGCATGAAACTCAATATGAGCAGAAGATGAAACCTTTTGAGTGAGTCCAATTAAGTAAAAATCACCACCAACAATGTCTAATTTTTGGTTCTTTCGAAGTTGAGAGGAAACCGTTAAAAGGTCAATGGGTTGGCTACTCTCAAAAAGCAAAAGTATTGCTTCAAAAATATGTTGGTGTGCTTGTTTGTAAAAAGATTCAATACTGAGAATGTCGATAACTTCATCCACTCCTTTTTTATCGATCATCATAGCGCCCAAGACAACTTCTTCAAGGTCAATGGCTTGTGGCGGTATTTTACCTTGCTCTAAACTGATAATTTTTGATCGATCAGTAGCAAAGTTTTTATAAGACTCTGGTTGTTTCATGCTTACGAATGTACATAAAAATTAGCAGTGGAGTTCGAATTTTAATCAA contains:
- the dnaB gene encoding replicative DNA helicase, which gives rise to MKQPESYKNFATDRSKIISLEQGKIPPQAIDLEEVVLGAMMIDKKGVDEVIDILSIESFYKQAHQHIFEAILLLFESSQPIDLLTVSSQLRKNQKLDIVGGDFYLIGLTQKVSSSAHIEFHARIILQKFIQRSLIKISNEIIEDSFDETKDVFDLLDKAESKLYDVTQGNIKKSTETAQDLVFQAKRKIEEISNKEGLSGIPSGFDKVDKLTSGWQESDLIIVAARPGMGKTALTLSMARNIAVNQNIPVAFFSLEMSSVQLITRLISSETGLSSEKLRTGKLEKHEWEQLNVKVKSLEKAPLYIDDTPSLSIFDLRAKARRLASQNGIKLIIVDYLQLMTAGGSQKTGNREQEISMISRNLKALAKELSVPVIALSQLSRAVETRGGSKRPLLSDLRESGAIEQDADIVSFIYRPEYYKIEEWDDEEHTPCEGQAEFIIAKHRNGGLDNIRLKFIGHLGKFDNLDNFDSPFDAEFHSKMNAAANDDTFAEDNSIQMDPNDAFGPPDDDTPY
- the infC gene encoding translation initiation factor IF-3: MRVIREDKHRINRKITSEELRLVGDNVEIGVYKLSAALALANEQGLDLVEISPKAVPPVCKVMDYKKFLYEQKKREKVLKSKAAKVVVKEIRFGPNTDDHDYNFKKKHAEKFLKEGAKLKAFVFFKGRSIIFKEQGQILLLRLAQDLEDLGKVEQMPKLEGKRMIMFIAPIKK
- the rpmI gene encoding 50S ribosomal protein L35 — its product is MPKMKTKSSAKKRFKLTGSGKIKRKHAFKSHILTKKSKKRKLALTHSTLVHESDEANIKQQLRLK
- the rplT gene encoding 50S ribosomal protein L20 — protein: MPRSVNSVAKRARRKKVLKQAKGYFGRRKNVWTVAKNAVDKAMLYAYRDRRNKKRTFRALWIMRINAGARLHGMSYSQFMGKLKANNIDLNRKVLADLAMNDPKAFEAIVQKIK
- a CDS encoding asparagine synthetase B, whose translation is MQRRSLLLVFFLCFFTNSFASYILIPMDAKTQKNHLKAYGITYWLLEQNQKVKWLLNYRGGAFLVSDSKRIQNECLIRGVSYELISDSRTAEILEDIGSPSKNMDAVLLEKAPKIAVYSPSGKQPWDDAVTLVLTYAEIPYDVIYDTEVLNDALLVYDWLHLHHEDFTGQYGKFYRAYRNAAWYIEQQKNAQALANDLGFKKVSEAKLAVAQKIKAYVLGGGFMFAMCSATDSFDIALAAQQLDICEPMFDGDGTTPNYQLQLDFNSTFAFKEFVIERDPNVYEFSSIDQTALRQIPKESDYFSLMEYSAKWDPVPTMLNQNHTALVKGFMGQTTAYNRSQIKSDILVLGENKLNNEARYIHGIKGKGFFTFYGGHDPEDYTHRVGDPKTELELHPTSPGYRLILNNVLFPAAKKKKQKT